A region of Anopheles merus strain MAF chromosome 2R, AmerM5.1, whole genome shotgun sequence DNA encodes the following proteins:
- the LOC121589403 gene encoding uncharacterized protein LOC121589403 isoform X1: MDRVRLGRPPATVSSSSGGWRTGRLMALTVLFVLGTICIGQATGQDTEFAPHVTATCKSGTMNIKILFAGPYNGVVHARDFRTPACMTFGNGTASLGLSLNLLAKSGNSEYCGILVSNVSGGDRTEERSVQLAVRVHKTLELADDKFYVITCGKTGFARDDSGAVALKFLDSTGRRVRETVYNREYTIKAEVTNPNGTYGIRVKNCFAFNKKNMSVALIDDRGCPLKNDTMTRFRTSADGTSATAQIMSMFKFSEGSEVHFQCDVVQCNGRCPELDEAICTGDANAFVKSARALGQMDDGMLLAATTVFVIDPAFAPVISAICDDTGIRPHWLLWLTIALGVLFLIMLLMNIFLCTAMSCSCAQTEIIEKEPSIIEEYDPYRSWHGSQYGSRYSLHGGREGGHNKGYTSGGSTIHSNRSLPIDSDHYAIVHSRPGSRHSGLHGHRPRGPPSNM, translated from the exons ATGGATCGAGTTAGGTTGGGCCGTCCACCGGCAacggtcagcagcagcagcggaggaTGGCGCACGGGACGACTGATGGCACTAACGGTGCTATTTGTTCTCGGCACGATCTGCATCGGACAG GCCACGGGTCAGGACACGGAGTTCGCACCGCACGTCACGGCAACCTGCAAGTCGGGCACGATGAACATCAAGATACTGTTCGCGGGCCCATACAACGGCGTGGTGCACGCGCGGGACTTTCGGACACCGGCCTGCATGACCTTCGGTAACGGCACGGCGTCGCTCGGGCTCAGCCTCAACCTGCTCGCCAAGTCCGGCAACAGCGAGTACTGTGGCATTCTCGTCAGCAACGTGAGTGGTGGTGAT CGCACGGAAGAACGTTCGGTGCAGCTGGCCGTCCGAGTGCACAAAACGCTGGAGCTGGCGGACGACAAATTCTACGTTATCACTTGTGGCAAAACAGGATTCGCAAG AGACGACAGCGGTGCGGTGGCCCTCAAGTTCCTGGACAGCACGGGCCGGCGCGTGCGGGAAACGGTCTACAACCGGGAGTACACCATCAAGGCGGAAGTTACCAACCCGAACGGGACGTACGGGATACGCGTGAAGAACTGCTTCGCCTTCAACAAGAAGAACATGTCCGTGGCGCTGATTGACGATCGCGG CTGCCCGCTGAAGAACGACACGATGACGCGGTTCCGGACGAGTGCCGATGGTACGAGCGCCACCGCCCAGATCATGTCGATGTTCAAGTTTTCCGAAGGCTCCGAAGTGCACTTCCAGTGCGACGTGGTCCAGTGCAACGGCCGGTGCCCCGAGCTGGACGAGGCGATCTGTACCGGGGACGCGAACGCATTCGTCAAGTCGGCCCGCGCTCTCGGCCAGATGGACGATGGAATGCTGCTGGCGGCGACGACCGTTTTCGTGATCGATCCTGCCTTCGCACCGG TAATCTCCGCGATCTGCGATGACACCGGCATCCGTCCGCACTGGCTGCTTTGGCTAACGATCGCGCTCGGCGTACTGTTCCTGATCATGCTGCTGATGAACATCTTCCTCTGCACGGCCATGAGCTGCAGCTGTGCGCAGACTGAG ATCATCGAGAAGGAACCGTCGATCATCGAGGAGTACGATCCGTACCGAAGTTGGCACGGGTCGCAGTACGGCTCCCGGTACTCGCTGCACGGTGGCCGCGAGGGCGGCCACAACAAGGGCTACACGAGCGGTGGCAGCACGATTCACTCGAACCGATCGCTGCCGATCGATTCGGACCATTACGCGATCGTGCACAGCCGGCCCGGTTCCCGGCACTCCGGACTGCACGGACATCGGCCGCGCGGCCCACCGAGCAATATGTAA
- the LOC121589403 gene encoding uncharacterized protein LOC121589403 isoform X2 gives MDRVRLGRPPATVSSSSGGWRTGRLMALTVLFVLGTICIGQATGQDTEFAPHVTATCKSGTMNIKILFAGPYNGVVHARDFRTPACMTFGNGTASLGLSLNLLAKSGNSEYCGILVSNRTEERSVQLAVRVHKTLELADDKFYVITCGKTGFARDDSGAVALKFLDSTGRRVRETVYNREYTIKAEVTNPNGTYGIRVKNCFAFNKKNMSVALIDDRGCPLKNDTMTRFRTSADGTSATAQIMSMFKFSEGSEVHFQCDVVQCNGRCPELDEAICTGDANAFVKSARALGQMDDGMLLAATTVFVIDPAFAPVISAICDDTGIRPHWLLWLTIALGVLFLIMLLMNIFLCTAMSCSCAQTEIIEKEPSIIEEYDPYRSWHGSQYGSRYSLHGGREGGHNKGYTSGGSTIHSNRSLPIDSDHYAIVHSRPGSRHSGLHGHRPRGPPSNM, from the exons ATGGATCGAGTTAGGTTGGGCCGTCCACCGGCAacggtcagcagcagcagcggaggaTGGCGCACGGGACGACTGATGGCACTAACGGTGCTATTTGTTCTCGGCACGATCTGCATCGGACAG GCCACGGGTCAGGACACGGAGTTCGCACCGCACGTCACGGCAACCTGCAAGTCGGGCACGATGAACATCAAGATACTGTTCGCGGGCCCATACAACGGCGTGGTGCACGCGCGGGACTTTCGGACACCGGCCTGCATGACCTTCGGTAACGGCACGGCGTCGCTCGGGCTCAGCCTCAACCTGCTCGCCAAGTCCGGCAACAGCGAGTACTGTGGCATTCTCGTCAGCAAC CGCACGGAAGAACGTTCGGTGCAGCTGGCCGTCCGAGTGCACAAAACGCTGGAGCTGGCGGACGACAAATTCTACGTTATCACTTGTGGCAAAACAGGATTCGCAAG AGACGACAGCGGTGCGGTGGCCCTCAAGTTCCTGGACAGCACGGGCCGGCGCGTGCGGGAAACGGTCTACAACCGGGAGTACACCATCAAGGCGGAAGTTACCAACCCGAACGGGACGTACGGGATACGCGTGAAGAACTGCTTCGCCTTCAACAAGAAGAACATGTCCGTGGCGCTGATTGACGATCGCGG CTGCCCGCTGAAGAACGACACGATGACGCGGTTCCGGACGAGTGCCGATGGTACGAGCGCCACCGCCCAGATCATGTCGATGTTCAAGTTTTCCGAAGGCTCCGAAGTGCACTTCCAGTGCGACGTGGTCCAGTGCAACGGCCGGTGCCCCGAGCTGGACGAGGCGATCTGTACCGGGGACGCGAACGCATTCGTCAAGTCGGCCCGCGCTCTCGGCCAGATGGACGATGGAATGCTGCTGGCGGCGACGACCGTTTTCGTGATCGATCCTGCCTTCGCACCGG TAATCTCCGCGATCTGCGATGACACCGGCATCCGTCCGCACTGGCTGCTTTGGCTAACGATCGCGCTCGGCGTACTGTTCCTGATCATGCTGCTGATGAACATCTTCCTCTGCACGGCCATGAGCTGCAGCTGTGCGCAGACTGAG ATCATCGAGAAGGAACCGTCGATCATCGAGGAGTACGATCCGTACCGAAGTTGGCACGGGTCGCAGTACGGCTCCCGGTACTCGCTGCACGGTGGCCGCGAGGGCGGCCACAACAAGGGCTACACGAGCGGTGGCAGCACGATTCACTCGAACCGATCGCTGCCGATCGATTCGGACCATTACGCGATCGTGCACAGCCGGCCCGGTTCCCGGCACTCCGGACTGCACGGACATCGGCCGCGCGGCCCACCGAGCAATATGTAA
- the LOC121589400 gene encoding pinin, producing MATDLLKGCDDLQNELDRARNNLKGLNDNIRRIFGRDPSNAEPYNNGREDGGGGGGGGGGPNTPNGGNKKGGFAMKEGYDARKRNSLGFDSPHAMGPRRDHTRPYPESGGHPNPAKRRAMGETKSVFSRLSGPPNRDVEYEKPRLFSRVIKEQPSKEDIVAAQGSDERSRARNRRIFGSLLGTLQKFSQEESKLKSKEEKKAMIEKKLEEQEKMERENMQKEKQCLFTDRKRQQLEIRALETKMAKLKALEVWENSKRPLQNFIKTKTNPPIFYLPKRMNAAMEKKLAECQKEQQKLMDEKRQEVMESIEAVEERFKADIKSLEENNGKDRTGAAGYDRMKAASGSFDDSFGMGSKHDRIKMEEDDEDDDPHSAYQYEQDEQPDVPEGPALPASMVSRFKITIHNTDHKQDTAERRDVSAEESKSTRVQATESIVMDVDDSIAEPNERSEKSPKRRKSSIDRSAKNIQITFRTSANADNNN from the exons ATGGCAACCGACCTGCTCAAGGGGTGCGACGACCTGCAGAACGAGCTGGACCGTGCGAGAAACAATCTCAAAGGGCTGAACGATAACATCCGGAGAATATTCGGACGCGATCCGTCCAACGCAGAGCCGTACAACAATGGGCGGGAGgatggtggcggcggcggcggcggcggtggcggaccGAACACACCGAACGGGGGCAACAAAAAGGGGGGATTCGCCATGAAGGAGGGCTACGATGCGCGGAAGCGAAACTCGCTCGGCTTCGACTCGCCCCATGCGATGGGCCCGCGCCGGGACCACACCAGACCGTACCCCGAATCCGGTGGCCACCCGAATCCGGCCAAACGACGTGCCATGGGGGAAACGAAATCCGTGTTCAGTCGCCTGTCCGGACCACCGAACCGTGACGTAGAGTACGAAAAGCCGCGGCTGTTTTCACGCGTCATCAAGGAGCAACCGTCCAAGGAGGACATCGTGGCGGCACAGGGCTCGGACGAGCGGTCCCGGGCCCGCAATCGGCGCATCTTTGGCTCGCTGCTCGGCACGCTGCAAAAGTTCTCCCAGGAGGAGTCGAAGCTGAAGTCGAAGGAGGAGAAAAAGGCCATGATCGAGAAGAAGCTGGAGGAGCAGGAAAAGATGGAGCGGGAAAACATGCAGAAGGAGAAGCAGTGCCTGTTTACCGACCGGAAACGGCAGCAGCTCGAAATACGCGCGCTAGAAACGAAGATGGCCAAGCTGAAGGCGCTGGAGGTGTGGGAAAACTCGAAACGGCCGCTGCAGAACTTTATCAAAACGAAAACCAATCCACCGATCTTCTACCTACCAAAGCGGATGAATGCTGCCATGGAGAAGAAGCTGGCCGAATGCCAGAAGGAGCAGCAAA AATTGATGGACGAGAAGCGACAGGAAGTGATGGAAAGCATTGAGGCGGTCGAGGAACGGTTCAAGGCTGACATCAAATCGCTGGAGGAAAACAATGGCAAGGACCGTACCGGTGCCGCCGGGTACGATCGGATGAAAGCAGCTTCCGGCAGCTTTGATGACAGTTTCGGCATGGGCTCGAAGCACGATCGCATCAAGATGGAGGaagacgacgaggacgatgaCCCGCACAGTGCGTACCAGTACGAGCAGGACGAACAGCCCGACGTTCCTGAGGGTCCCGCACTTCCGGCCTCGATGGTGTCACGGTTTAAAATTACTATCCACAACACTGACCATAAGCAAG ATACTGCAGAACGGCGAGACGTTTCGGCGGAAGAATCGAAGTCCACACGAGTGCAGGCAACGGAAAGCATAGTAATGGATGTGGACGATTCCATCGCAGAGCCGAATGAACGTTCCGAAAAGAGCCCTAAAAGGCGCAAGAGCTCCATCGACAGATCGGCAAAGAACATTCAAATCACGTTCAGAACGTCCGCCAATGccgataataataattga
- the LOC121589404 gene encoding tryptophan--tRNA ligase, cytoplasmic, which produces MSNLPDVEQLKLEENHTSAEGNAAAAAPVAEDVVDPWTVTSSSDAGIDYDKLIKRFGCSHIDAALIERLEKVAGKPVHHLIRRGIFFSHRDLHTLLNAVEAGKKFYLYTGRGPSSDSMHLGHLVPFIVTKWLQEAFDVPLVIQLTDDEKTLWKDLTVEQSMRMARENAKDIIAIGFDPSKTFIFSNLDFMGQCPQFYQNIIRIQKCVTFNQVKGIFGFGDSDVIGKIGFPAAQAAPAFSTTFPFIFGTDKLPVLIPCAIDQDPYFRMTRDVSPRLGFPKPALIHSSFFPALQGARTKMSASDTNSAVFLTDTAKQIKTKINKHAFSGGRQTLEEHREHGGNTDIDVSFQLLRFFLEDDAELERIRVAYGKGELLSGEMKKIAIDTLQPIVEEHQNRRKDVTDEVLNLFLTPRKLNYEFTVKLPGDSANGAEGAKKKGKDKKAAKPN; this is translated from the exons ATGAGCAATCTTCCGGACGTAGAGCAGTTGAAGCTGGAGGAAAATCACACCAGCGCAGAAGGGaatgctgccgccgccgccccggTCGCGGAAGACGTGGTTGATCCATGGACTGTTACCAGCTCATCCGATGCGGGAATTGATTACGATAAGTTGATAA AGCGGTTCGGATGTTCACACATCGATGCGGCACTGATCGAGCGGCTCGAAAAGGTCGCGGGAAAACCGGTTCACCATCTGATCCGTCGTGGTATATTCTTTTCGCACCGTGACCTACACACACTGCTGAATGCGGTAGAGGCGGGCAAGAAGTTTTACCTCTACACCGGCCGTGGGCCGTCGTCGGACTCGATGCATTTAGGTCACCTGGTGCCCTTTATCGTGACGAA ATGGCTGCAGGAAGCGTTCGATGTGCCGCTGGTCATTCAGCTGACCGACGACGAGAAGACGCTGTGGAAAGACCTGACCGTCGAGCAGTCGATGCGGATGGCGCGCGAAAACGCCAAGGATATCATTGCGATTGGGTTCGATCCGAGCAAAACGTTCATCTTTTCCAACCTGGACTTTATGGGCCAGTGCCCCCAGTTCTACCAGAACATTATACGCATCCAGAAGTGCGTCACGTTCAATCAGGTGAAGGGCATATTCGGTTTCGGTGACTCGGACGTGATTGGCAAGATCGGGTTTCCGGCGGCCCAGGCAGCACCCGCGTTCTCGACCACCTTTCCCTTCATCTTCGGCACAGACAAGCTGCCCGTGCTGATTCCCTGTGCGATCGATCAGGATCCCTACTTCCGCATGACGCGTGACGTATCGCCCCGGCTCGGCTTCCCCAAGCCGGCCCTCATCCATTCGAGCTTTTTCCCCGCGCTGCAGGGCGCACGGACGAAAATGTCGGCCAGCGATACCAACTCGGCCGTCTTCCTAACCGACACGGCCAAGCAGATCAAGACGAAGATCAACAAGCACGCGTTCTCGGGCGGGCGGCAAACGCTCGAGGAGCACCGAGAGCACGGTGGCAACACGGACATTGACGTGAGCTTCCAGCTGCTGCGGTTCTTCCTGGAGGACGATGCCGAGCTGGAGCGCATCCGGGTCGCGTACGGCAAGGGCGAGCTGCTCAGCGGCGAAATGAAGAAGATCGCGATCGACACGCTGCAACCGATCGTGGAGGAGCATCAGAACCGGCGGAAGGACGTGACGGATGAGGTGCTTAATCTGTTCCTTACGCCCCGGAAGCTGAACTACGAGTTCACCGTAAAGCTGCCCGGCGATAGTGCGAACGGGGCAGAGGGAGCGAAGAAGAAAGGCAAAGATAAGAAAGCGGCTAAGCCGAATTAG